The following are from one region of the Phormidium sp. PBR-2020 genome:
- the nifS gene encoding cysteine desulfurase NifS gives MSVIYLDNNATTCVAPEVYEAMSPYFTEFYGNPSSMHRFGGQVARGLRQSREAIAALIHAEPNEIIFTSCGTEGDNAAIRAALDSQPDKRHIITTAVEHPAILKPLQRLEKQGYTVTYLGVDGKGQLKLEELRRAIRDDTALISVMAANNETGTIFPIERIGHLAKERGILFHVDAVQAAGKIPLDVSSGLIDFLVLSGHKFHGPKGIGVLYVRRGVRFRPLLAGGHQERGRRGGTENVPGIIGLGKAAELTLNSFDEDHTRVSQLRDRLEQGILSTISDTQRNGHPGLRLPNTANIGFKYVEGEAILLSLDREGICASSGSACTSGSLQPSHVLRAMGLPYTLLHGSIRFSLSRYTTGAEIEQVLAVLQPMIERLRDLSPFSRDNEATHPWLQEQTQRVGIA, from the coding sequence ATGTCAGTCATTTATCTTGATAACAACGCCACCACCTGCGTTGCCCCCGAAGTCTATGAGGCCATGTCGCCCTACTTCACGGAGTTTTACGGCAACCCGTCGAGTATGCACCGCTTTGGCGGACAAGTTGCCCGCGGCCTACGTCAGAGTCGTGAGGCCATCGCCGCCCTGATTCACGCCGAACCCAATGAAATCATCTTCACCAGTTGCGGCACCGAGGGAGACAACGCCGCCATCCGCGCCGCCCTCGACAGTCAACCGGACAAACGCCATATCATCACCACCGCCGTTGAACATCCCGCCATTCTCAAACCCTTGCAACGGCTGGAAAAACAAGGCTATACCGTTACCTATCTCGGGGTGGATGGCAAAGGACAACTGAAGTTAGAGGAGTTGCGCCGGGCCATCCGTGACGACACCGCCCTGATTTCAGTCATGGCCGCCAACAACGAAACGGGAACGATTTTCCCCATTGAACGTATTGGCCATTTAGCCAAGGAACGCGGCATCTTGTTTCACGTTGATGCGGTGCAAGCCGCAGGCAAGATTCCCCTGGATGTCAGCAGTGGTTTAATTGATTTCTTGGTTCTCTCGGGTCATAAATTCCACGGCCCGAAAGGGATTGGCGTGTTATATGTCCGTCGTGGGGTGCGCTTCCGTCCCTTGCTGGCGGGGGGCCATCAGGAACGGGGACGACGAGGCGGAACGGAGAATGTCCCTGGGATTATCGGCTTAGGGAAAGCGGCGGAGTTGACTCTAAACAGTTTTGACGAGGATCATACTCGTGTGAGTCAGTTGCGCGATCGCCTCGAACAAGGCATTCTCAGTACCATTTCGGACACACAACGCAACGGCCATCCCGGCTTACGCTTGCCCAATACCGCCAATATCGGATTTAAATATGTTGAAGGAGAGGCGATTTTACTGTCTCTCGATCGCGAAGGCATTTGTGCCTCGTCGGGTTCAGCTTGCACGTCAGGTTCGTTGCAACCGTCTCATGTGTTGCGGGCTATGGGTTTACCCTATACGCTGCTGCATGGTTCGATTCGCTTTAGTCTTTCGCGCTATACCACCGGTGCGGAGATTGAACAGGTATTAGCGGTGTTGCAACCGATGATTGAACGCCTACGAGATCTCTCTCCCTTTTCCCGAGACAACGAAGCCACACATCCCTGGTTACAAGAACAAACCCAACGCGTCGGCATCGCCTAA
- the modA gene encoding molybdate ABC transporter substrate-binding protein translates to MKTLSWFLGLAVLGLLIALGVSPLHQPFLRADTLPTSITLTVSAASDLRDVFPEIAQLWEDKTGHSVQFNFGSTGQLAQQIARGAPVDLFAAANRQFVEELDENGLVFSETKALYGVGRITLWQREEGSLEIKQLEDLLKPEVQRVAIANPNHAPYGTAAREALQAAGLWEALQPKLILGENISHTQQYAMTGNVDVAIAALSISVEKPGQWVLIPDGLHNPLEQMLAVPKNAPHPQEAKQFAAFINGEQGRPLMEKYGFVVPDSPAMP, encoded by the coding sequence ATGAAAACGCTGTCATGGTTTCTTGGCTTGGCAGTTCTCGGACTGCTGATTGCCTTGGGCGTCTCGCCGCTGCATCAACCTTTCCTCCGGGCAGATACTCTCCCAACTTCGATTACGCTCACGGTCTCGGCCGCCTCAGATTTAAGGGATGTGTTTCCAGAAATTGCTCAATTATGGGAAGACAAAACTGGGCATTCTGTGCAGTTTAATTTCGGGTCTACGGGACAATTGGCTCAGCAAATTGCCCGAGGTGCGCCGGTGGATTTGTTTGCGGCGGCCAATCGCCAATTTGTGGAAGAGTTAGACGAAAATGGCTTAGTTTTCTCGGAGACGAAAGCCCTCTATGGGGTGGGACGAATTACTCTCTGGCAACGGGAGGAGGGTTCTCTGGAGATTAAGCAGCTTGAGGATTTGCTGAAGCCGGAGGTGCAACGGGTGGCGATCGCCAACCCCAATCATGCCCCCTATGGGACGGCGGCCCGAGAGGCCCTGCAAGCGGCTGGTCTCTGGGAGGCACTACAACCTAAACTGATTTTAGGGGAAAATATCAGTCACACTCAGCAATATGCCATGACGGGTAATGTGGATGTGGCGATCGCGGCCCTGTCGATTAGTGTGGAGAAACCAGGACAATGGGTTCTCATTCCTGACGGTCTCCATAACCCCCTCGAACAAATGCTGGCTGTGCCCAAAAATGCCCCCCATCCTCAGGAGGCGAAACAGTTTGCGGCCTTTATTAATGGAGAACAAGGACGGCCGCTGATGGAAAAATATGGCTTTGTCGTTCCCGATTCTCCCGCAATGCCATGA
- the sixA gene encoding phosphohistidine phosphatase SixA: MLQLYLIRHGIAADRNPQEYPDDRQRPLTAAGRKKTRKIAKRLKKLGLKFDHLLASPLVRAQQTADILQEAKLSKIREVFPPLAPGGDVQDWLTWQQRHYPDSKNGDVAIAVVGHQPDLGEWAEQLIWGEVREKLIVKKAGVIGVNLPDNGEAIGQSELFWLTPPRFLL, encoded by the coding sequence ATGCTGCAACTGTATCTAATCCGTCATGGAATTGCCGCCGATCGCAATCCTCAAGAGTATCCCGACGATCGCCAACGTCCCCTCACCGCTGCTGGACGTAAAAAAACCCGTAAAATTGCCAAACGCTTAAAGAAACTGGGCCTAAAGTTCGACCATCTCCTAGCCAGTCCCCTAGTTCGGGCCCAACAAACCGCCGACATTCTCCAGGAGGCCAAGTTAAGCAAGATACGAGAAGTCTTCCCCCCCCTCGCCCCCGGTGGCGATGTGCAGGATTGGCTAACCTGGCAACAGAGACATTACCCAGACAGCAAAAACGGCGATGTGGCGATCGCCGTCGTGGGACATCAACCCGACTTAGGAGAGTGGGCCGAACAACTCATTTGGGGAGAAGTTCGTGAAAAACTAATTGTCAAAAAAGCCGGCGTGATTGGGGTCAATCTCCCCGATAACGGGGAAGCTATCGGCCAGAGTGAACTCTTCTGGCTGACTCCCCCACGATTTCTACTCTAG
- a CDS encoding molybdopterin-binding protein produces MQVTAPNVFRGTIKHISLGSVNAEVTLEVNPGVEITAMATKAVVDQLQLRDGKEAYAIIKGSQLMIGVD; encoded by the coding sequence ATGCAAGTTACAGCGCCTAATGTTTTCAGAGGAACCATCAAGCATATCTCTTTAGGATCGGTGAATGCTGAGGTCACGTTAGAGGTTAATCCAGGAGTGGAAATCACCGCCATGGCGACAAAGGCTGTGGTAGATCAGTTGCAGTTGCGTGATGGGAAAGAAGCCTATGCCATCATTAAGGGGAGTCAGCTCATGATTGGTGTGGATTAA
- the nifU gene encoding Fe-S cluster assembly protein NifU produces the protein MWDYTDKVMTLFHEPHNMGAIAPEDCIDGEAIAVGEVGSIACGDALRLHLRIQKANDLILDARFQTFGCASAIASSSALTDLVKGKTLDEALRIDNRTIAESLGGLPQEKMHCSVMGQEALEAAIANYHGVAPAIDEDDDESPLICQCFGVTETRIKRVIRDNHLTTAEEVTNYIKAGGGCGSCLAELDDLVAEVYESPTATDAATQPIAKPTEEPVSVPMANLTNLQRIALIQSVLDLEIRPVLLEDGGDVDLYDVDGNLVYVSLQGACGQCASSRLTLKGFIERTLRDRVAPDLVLETLDV, from the coding sequence ATGTGGGATTACACTGACAAAGTTATGACCCTGTTTCACGAACCCCATAACATGGGGGCGATCGCCCCAGAAGACTGTATAGACGGAGAGGCGATCGCCGTCGGAGAAGTGGGAAGTATCGCCTGCGGGGATGCCCTGCGGCTACATCTGCGGATTCAGAAAGCCAACGATCTGATTCTCGATGCCCGATTTCAGACCTTTGGCTGTGCCAGTGCGATCGCCTCCTCCTCGGCGTTAACGGATCTCGTCAAGGGCAAAACCCTCGATGAAGCCTTACGCATCGACAACCGCACCATCGCTGAATCTCTGGGGGGACTTCCCCAGGAGAAAATGCACTGTTCCGTCATGGGACAGGAAGCCTTGGAAGCTGCCATTGCCAATTATCACGGTGTGGCGCCGGCAATTGATGAGGATGACGATGAATCTCCCCTCATCTGTCAATGCTTTGGCGTCACCGAAACTCGCATCAAGCGCGTCATTCGCGATAATCATCTCACCACCGCTGAAGAGGTGACGAACTACATTAAAGCTGGGGGCGGTTGCGGGTCCTGTTTAGCGGAACTCGATGATCTCGTGGCAGAAGTCTATGAGAGTCCCACCGCCACTGACGCAGCGACTCAACCCATCGCCAAACCCACTGAAGAGCCAGTTTCGGTGCCAATGGCCAATCTGACCAATTTGCAGAGAATAGCCTTGATTCAGTCGGTGTTAGATCTAGAGATTCGTCCTGTCTTACTTGAAGATGGTGGGGATGTAGATCTCTATGATGTCGATGGCAATTTGGTTTATGTCTCTCTCCAAGGTGCTTGTGGGCAATGCGCGAGTTCTCGTCTTACCCTCAAGGGGTTTATTGAACGAACTCTGCGCGATCGCGTTGCTCCCGATTTAGTCCTAGAAACCCTGGATGTTTAA
- the nifV gene encoding homocitrate synthase, translating to MNDCQNAFGHDSLQPRLLDTTLRDGEQMAGVALTPEEKLAIARLLDAIGVPEIEVGVAAMGGDEALAITSLVNSHLNAELLGWNRARISDLAASFNCGLQRVHISLPISDIQIAAKFGGDRQRVWQQLHESLSFARDRSTFISVGAEDASRADPEFLLAVAKTAQSLGAQRFRFCDTVGILDPFQMIEQVQRLVQSLDIPVEVHTHDDLGMATANALAGLRAGARIVDVTVNGIGERAGNAALEEVVVAMRRLQGWDFGIDSRQLLKLSRNVQQWIQGGRLPPWKAIVGENVFTHESGIHADGILKNPQTYEPFPPHWLGTQHQIAIGKHSGRRAIAACLEHHQPHLTPTNRDHQQVLLDAVRVRASQLKRGLAVDEVLALAASSPPS from the coding sequence ATGAACGACTGTCAGAACGCGTTTGGACATGACTCTCTTCAACCCCGACTGCTCGATACCACCCTGCGGGATGGGGAACAGATGGCGGGAGTGGCCTTAACCCCAGAAGAAAAACTGGCGATCGCCCGATTGCTCGATGCCATCGGCGTACCAGAAATCGAAGTTGGGGTAGCCGCCATGGGAGGTGACGAAGCCCTAGCCATCACCTCCCTCGTCAACAGTCATCTCAACGCCGAACTCCTGGGATGGAACCGCGCCCGGATTTCGGATCTAGCTGCTTCCTTTAATTGCGGCTTGCAACGGGTGCATATTTCCCTTCCCATCTCTGACATCCAAATTGCCGCCAAGTTTGGGGGCGATCGCCAACGAGTCTGGCAGCAGTTGCACGAGAGTCTCAGCTTTGCCCGCGATCGCAGTACCTTCATCTCCGTCGGGGCAGAAGATGCCTCACGGGCCGATCCTGAGTTTCTCTTAGCGGTGGCTAAAACCGCTCAAAGCTTGGGAGCGCAACGGTTTCGCTTCTGTGACACCGTCGGCATCCTCGATCCCTTTCAGATGATAGAACAGGTACAGCGCCTAGTGCAGTCCCTAGACATTCCTGTTGAAGTGCATACCCATGATGACCTCGGGATGGCCACCGCCAACGCCCTCGCCGGATTACGGGCTGGGGCCAGAATTGTCGATGTCACCGTCAATGGTATCGGCGAGCGAGCGGGGAACGCCGCCCTAGAAGAAGTGGTGGTGGCCATGCGTCGCCTCCAGGGTTGGGATTTTGGCATTGACAGCCGTCAACTGCTGAAACTATCCCGAAACGTTCAACAATGGATTCAGGGTGGACGGTTACCCCCCTGGAAGGCGATCGTCGGTGAGAACGTCTTTACCCACGAATCAGGGATTCATGCCGACGGCATTCTCAAAAATCCTCAAACCTATGAACCCTTTCCCCCGCACTGGCTGGGAACCCAACATCAGATCGCAATCGGCAAACATTCCGGGCGACGGGCGATCGCCGCCTGTTTAGAACACCATCAGCCCCACCTAACTCCCACCAACCGAGATCATCAACAAGTGCTGCTTGACGCAGTGCGAGTACGAGCCTCGCAACTTAAACGAGGCTTAGCAGTCGACGAAGTCTTAGCTCTCGCCGCCTCATCTCCCCCCTCATGA
- a CDS encoding Hsp70 family protein, with protein MYLKTLSLAMRCDCDQLSQVIRQFDCQFQLQQHGSHLIIKRAISQLLDANPQTLQYLDAAWRLAPRHPDSEVVREIQRQICLQLADLGESNLLLRRVMRWHECNCLAPGELSKIFEVFLRKHSFDETTPWKAFFEQLSPEELPRLHPIYALLDRYQEAADLAEAVADYESAINYLSSLDGEAVARQQLALAQQSNNLDWITQAHNRLGDYYWKTEDFTEACEQFQQANNREKVSDCQKQLGKFAESIDSRPQITPDWVEDLRNRVETQARTQVEQQEFLSAIALLSAVARAWRQRRQRVEAERTEYYLSEAVKTARCAFESELSEAESDEVKVNIRRRWSQLEEVAGNYLEAALHAEQTQDYFTASLLFEKANAFGQALVALESVNPEDVDPRKKAQLLEQGGDFFMAALLYERLHDLDAARTLYERAGEFLRAAELRKRQLGDDESLFDPDFQALLGKAGQIEHLAELCASKAAEPHVSNLQKVRLWRRIKDLADQELLGAKWQDSIAAELPQLEQFDREKFQQQAPAWVKQASQEVLGNYTDAIGLDLGTSNSVVCLYNKQQITTEVVGQNGEQQFPSVLAIDQSGQELVGLPISKLIHKSPRAIITGAKREMGTQRKFKVADQIYRPEEISARFINHARELSRDYLHRKISEAIVRLASQSLGVAPSLDWVNEAMAQYLPRIPLENLVITVPAYFNEAQKQATKTAATLAGVHVLRLIHEPTAACLAQKVRSHKVETILVVDLGAGTLDLSIIQVGDGVFEVIEIEGDNSLGSSDLDEIIYTYMANSLKAEFGEDIPHNSQAATRLRQACEDLKIELSSQSDWTIHLPGLIGDRQVYISLSRQKLEELATPWLKHIETICRRIKQKPTRVLLIGGGGQMPAVHRCIQRVFNQAPNSAYDPVTVVARGAVLQGAILQGDVENALLVDAVPFSLGIKCRVAPGQFKFDSVIAKHSAIPIQKTRCYTTTEDKQTQVRIEIFQGESPLPQENFKVGEFVLEGIPIAEAGVPKINVTFDIDSNCLLTVTARDATTGNTNSITIVDSHLLTPAQTESLKQQFWNSQNYQKSLSHLKALIANLQASLEDQEYADLANLSARFQNRLEIYQRERERYVPTPLDNDILFEMYRDRAQLGDRTRLNLDHWGTLRRSIARWLEQTQEIDWRSKAIEAQVKQLVEEGERLLPRTQKASRDVIEMASIYRKWLSVLDNLPIDLEGDPESLVQHFLHLHRYAEAQEQFERLPSPHSRSQVELGLEILARSRQREPYLAQLEEFASLLDLHRPDWQNLNQTVRTYGSSVVCIQARLGEQLASVSGFVIGPHLIATNRRIVMEPDGRGQLPTQRLSVITAQDRLTVKSVHLPTWGEDDLAILEVHPSSMTLKPLRLGFSELVEVGERIFTLGFPALESHQFEDNLYCNLGLINRIRPSEHCSEWILEVSVPLQEGIGGAPIFNQWGEVIGMLTLGMMGSQPLGHGGGGSGPSVDALPIQLLRRLFGELG; from the coding sequence ATGTATCTCAAGACGCTTTCCCTGGCGATGAGGTGTGATTGTGATCAACTTAGCCAAGTAATCCGGCAATTTGACTGCCAGTTTCAGCTACAGCAACATGGCTCTCACCTCATTATTAAACGAGCCATCTCGCAGCTCCTCGATGCTAATCCGCAGACTCTACAATACTTAGATGCCGCTTGGCGACTCGCTCCTCGCCATCCTGACTCAGAGGTAGTGCGAGAGATTCAACGGCAAATTTGTCTACAATTAGCCGATCTTGGGGAAAGCAATCTGCTGCTTCGGCGAGTGATGCGATGGCATGAGTGTAACTGTCTCGCTCCAGGGGAGTTATCCAAGATTTTTGAGGTTTTTTTAAGAAAGCACTCCTTCGATGAAACGACCCCCTGGAAAGCCTTTTTTGAGCAGCTAAGCCCAGAAGAATTGCCAAGACTGCATCCCATCTACGCGCTCCTAGACCGCTATCAAGAGGCGGCTGATCTAGCAGAAGCGGTTGCAGATTATGAGAGTGCTATCAACTATTTAAGTTCTCTCGATGGGGAGGCAGTTGCCCGGCAGCAGCTCGCTCTGGCACAACAGTCCAACAATTTAGACTGGATTACTCAAGCTCATAACCGCCTGGGAGACTATTACTGGAAAACCGAGGATTTCACCGAAGCCTGTGAGCAGTTTCAACAGGCGAATAACCGGGAAAAGGTGAGTGATTGCCAGAAACAACTGGGGAAATTTGCCGAGTCGATTGACTCTCGTCCCCAGATTACTCCAGATTGGGTTGAAGACCTACGAAATCGGGTAGAAACTCAAGCCCGGACTCAGGTTGAACAACAGGAGTTTTTGTCGGCGATCGCCCTATTGAGTGCTGTGGCTCGTGCTTGGCGGCAGCGGAGGCAGAGGGTAGAAGCTGAGCGAACTGAGTATTATCTCTCGGAAGCGGTGAAAACTGCTCGTTGTGCTTTTGAGTCGGAGTTAAGTGAGGCGGAGTCTGACGAGGTAAAAGTGAATATTCGTCGGCGTTGGAGCCAATTAGAAGAAGTGGCAGGAAACTATTTAGAAGCCGCACTTCATGCTGAACAAACTCAAGATTATTTTACGGCGTCGCTTTTGTTTGAAAAAGCGAATGCCTTTGGTCAAGCGTTAGTGGCGTTAGAGTCTGTTAATCCTGAGGATGTGGACCCCCGGAAAAAAGCACAATTGCTCGAACAGGGGGGTGACTTTTTTATGGCAGCTCTCCTTTATGAGCGGTTGCATGATCTCGATGCTGCCAGAACTCTCTACGAACGGGCTGGCGAATTTTTACGCGCCGCTGAACTCCGCAAGCGTCAACTGGGTGATGATGAGAGTCTGTTTGACCCGGATTTCCAAGCGTTATTAGGAAAGGCCGGCCAGATTGAGCATTTAGCAGAGTTATGTGCTAGTAAAGCTGCTGAACCTCATGTGTCCAATCTGCAAAAAGTACGTTTGTGGCGACGAATTAAAGACTTAGCAGATCAGGAATTACTGGGGGCAAAATGGCAGGATTCTATTGCGGCTGAACTCCCCCAACTTGAGCAGTTTGACCGAGAGAAATTTCAGCAGCAGGCTCCAGCTTGGGTTAAACAAGCAAGTCAGGAGGTGTTGGGGAACTATACTGATGCAATTGGCTTAGATCTCGGGACCAGCAATAGTGTAGTTTGTCTTTATAATAAACAGCAAATCACAACCGAAGTTGTGGGACAAAACGGAGAACAGCAATTTCCCTCAGTTTTGGCGATTGATCAGTCGGGACAGGAGTTAGTGGGACTCCCCATCTCGAAGTTAATTCATAAATCCCCCCGTGCCATCATTACAGGTGCGAAACGGGAAATGGGAACTCAGCGAAAATTTAAAGTTGCCGATCAGATCTATCGCCCAGAGGAAATTTCCGCCCGTTTTATCAACCATGCTCGTGAGTTAAGCCGGGATTATCTCCATCGTAAAATTTCCGAAGCGATTGTTCGTCTGGCCAGTCAGTCATTAGGAGTAGCGCCATCCCTAGATTGGGTCAATGAAGCGATGGCTCAATATCTACCCAGGATTCCCTTAGAGAACTTAGTCATCACTGTTCCTGCTTATTTTAATGAGGCGCAAAAACAAGCTACGAAAACGGCTGCAACCTTGGCAGGGGTTCATGTATTACGGTTAATTCATGAACCGACGGCGGCTTGTTTAGCTCAAAAAGTTCGCAGTCATAAGGTCGAAACAATTTTGGTGGTTGATCTCGGGGCAGGGACTCTAGATTTATCAATTATTCAGGTGGGTGATGGGGTTTTTGAAGTCATTGAAATTGAAGGTGATAATAGTCTAGGGAGTTCGGATCTCGATGAGATTATTTATACGTATATGGCAAATTCTCTAAAAGCTGAGTTTGGTGAAGACATTCCTCACAATAGTCAAGCTGCTACTCGGTTACGTCAGGCTTGTGAAGACCTAAAGATTGAATTATCATCTCAATCTGACTGGACAATTCATTTGCCTGGTTTAATTGGCGATCGGCAAGTTTATATTAGTTTAAGTCGTCAAAAACTTGAGGAGTTGGCGACCCCCTGGTTAAAGCATATCGAGACAATTTGCCGTCGAATCAAGCAGAAGCCTACGCGTGTTTTATTGATTGGGGGTGGGGGGCAGATGCCCGCCGTTCATCGCTGTATTCAACGAGTGTTTAATCAAGCTCCCAATTCTGCTTATGACCCTGTTACTGTGGTGGCTCGTGGTGCTGTTCTCCAAGGAGCAATTCTCCAGGGGGATGTAGAAAATGCTCTATTGGTCGATGCGGTTCCCTTTAGCCTTGGTATTAAATGTCGCGTGGCTCCAGGTCAGTTTAAGTTTGATTCAGTAATTGCCAAACATAGCGCAATTCCAATCCAAAAAACTCGATGTTATACGACGACAGAAGATAAGCAAACTCAAGTTAGAATTGAAATTTTTCAGGGAGAATCTCCTTTACCTCAGGAAAACTTCAAGGTTGGTGAGTTTGTCTTAGAAGGAATCCCCATTGCTGAAGCAGGAGTCCCGAAAATCAATGTGACCTTTGATATTGATTCAAACTGTTTGCTGACGGTGACGGCCCGAGATGCGACCACAGGAAATACCAACAGTATTACTATTGTAGACTCTCACTTGCTGACCCCGGCTCAAACTGAGTCCTTAAAACAACAATTTTGGAACTCGCAAAACTATCAAAAGTCCCTCTCTCATCTTAAGGCGTTAATTGCCAACTTGCAGGCGAGTCTTGAGGATCAAGAGTACGCCGATCTAGCGAATCTATCGGCTCGCTTTCAGAATCGTCTTGAGATCTATCAACGAGAGCGAGAACGGTATGTCCCAACTCCTCTGGATAATGATATTTTATTCGAGATGTATCGCGATCGCGCTCAATTGGGCGATCGCACGCGCTTGAATTTAGATCACTGGGGGACGTTACGTCGCAGCATTGCCCGTTGGTTAGAGCAAACTCAGGAGATCGATTGGCGCTCTAAAGCCATTGAAGCTCAAGTTAAACAGTTAGTTGAAGAAGGAGAGCGACTCTTACCGCGCACCCAAAAAGCCTCTCGGGATGTCATCGAAATGGCGTCAATTTACCGCAAGTGGTTGAGTGTGTTGGACAATTTACCCATTGATTTAGAGGGAGATCCAGAATCTCTGGTTCAACATTTCTTGCATCTACACCGTTACGCGGAGGCTCAGGAACAGTTTGAGCGACTCCCTTCCCCACACTCTCGGAGTCAGGTGGAACTGGGACTGGAAATTTTGGCTCGCTCGCGACAGCGAGAACCTTATCTGGCCCAATTAGAGGAGTTTGCTAGCCTTTTGGATCTCCATCGTCCAGATTGGCAAAATTTAAATCAGACTGTTCGTACCTATGGCTCCTCTGTGGTCTGTATCCAGGCTCGTTTGGGGGAACAGCTCGCCAGTGTTAGCGGTTTTGTGATTGGTCCCCATCTAATTGCAACTAACCGCCGTATCGTCATGGAGCCTGATGGTCGAGGCCAGCTTCCGACTCAGAGACTCTCCGTCATCACCGCTCAAGACAGGTTAACGGTTAAGTCAGTGCATTTACCCACCTGGGGAGAGGATGATCTAGCTATTCTGGAAGTCCATCCCAGTTCCATGACTCTCAAGCCGTTACGCTTAGGGTTCTCGGAACTGGTGGAAGTGGGGGAACGAATTTTTACCCTAGGCTTCCCGGCTCTGGAGAGTCATCAGTTTGAAGATAACCTATATTGCAATTTGGGGTTGATCAACCGCATTCGTCCGAGCGAACATTGTAGTGAGTGGATTCTTGAAGTCAGTGTTCCCTTGCAGGAGGGAATTGGTGGTGCGCCTATCTTCAATCAATGGGGGGAGGTGATCGGTATGTTGACCTTGGGGATGATGGGATCTCAACCTCTAGGTCACGGAGGAGGGGGGAGTGGGCCATCGGTCGATGCACTTCCGATTCAACTCTTACGGCGCTTGTTCGGTGAACTGGGATAG